A single region of the Triticum dicoccoides isolate Atlit2015 ecotype Zavitan chromosome 2B, WEW_v2.0, whole genome shotgun sequence genome encodes:
- the LOC119363373 gene encoding G-type lectin S-receptor-like serine/threonine-protein kinase B120, which yields MARATSAALALLIFLLCRHVHADAGTTLSQGQSLAGNDKLLSANGAFSLSFFSPRGGDGSRMYLGVMFAKAAEPTVPWVANRDAPVSATASSYSATVTDSGDLRVMEGERVVWQTNTTSSAGNFTLTIQDTGNLVLAGGSGAQAVHLWQSFDYPADTFLPGMNITLARRGGAVVRQTLFRSWRSPDDPAPGNFTLGQDPLGSSQLFIWRRSEDGKDVTHWRSGQWAKGSFVGIPYRPLNGLYGFQLSGDPSQSNGLYYTFQRFNSSQYRFVLQPNGTETCYQLVDATGAWEVVWSQPTLPCQAYNTCGPNAECSAADHCTCLRGFEPKSEAEYGSGVWAQGCVRSSQLTCSERNVSMSGGDAFAVLSGVKLPDLAAWESAVISADACRQWCLANCTCNAYSYSGGTGCLTWAHELLDIYQFPSGQFPNGQGYDLHIKVPASALGSGSKRRTRIIVSVVIVLAVVLAACGFLMWKCRRRIRDKLGVGGGKKRTGAALMLRPATMKAKHDFSGPKQPDQEVAENGDGCELPMFTLETLAAATGGFSEANKLGEGGFGLVYKGSLPGGEEVAVKRLSRSSGQGCQEFKNEVTLISELQHRNLVRILGCCIHGHEKMLVYEYMPNKSLDAFLFDPARRGLLDWKTRLHIIEGIARGLLYLHRDSRLRVVHRDLKASNILLDHEMNPKISDFGMARIFGGDKNQENTNRVVGTLGYMSPEYAMEGLFSVRSDVYSFGILILEIITGQKNSSFHNMEGSLNIVGYAWQMWNSDKGEQLIDPLIRASSSASASREALRCVHMALLCVQDHAGDRPDIPYVVLALGSDSSVLPMPRPPTFTLQCTSSDRDGFRGKAGDESYSACDLTVTVLQGR from the exons ATGGCTCGTGCCACCTCCGCAGCGCTCGCgctgctcatcttcctcctctgccggcACGTCCACGCCGACGCGGGCACCACGCTGTCGCAAGGGCAGTCGCTGGCGGGTAACGATAAGCTCCTGTCGGCCAACGGCGCCTTCTCGCTCTCCTTCTTCTCGCCGCGCGGCGGCGACGGCTCGCGGATGTACCTCGGCGTCATGTTCGCCAAGGCCGCGGAGCCGACCGTGCCGTGGGTGGCCAACCGCGACGCGCCGGTGAGCGCCACGGCCTCGTCCTACTCCGCCACCGTCACGGACTCCGGGGACCTCCGGGTGATGGAGGGGGAGCGCGTCGTGTGGCAGACCAACACGACCTCGTCGGCGGGGAACTTCACGCTAACGATCCAGGACACGGGGAACCTCGTGCTCGCCGGCGGGAGCGGCGCGCAGGCGGTGCACCTTTGGCAGAGCTTCGACTACCCGGCGGACACCTTCCTCCCCGGGATGAACATCACGCTGGCCCGGCGCGGCGGCGCCGTCGTCAGGCAGACGCTGTTCAGGTCGTGGAGGAGCCCCGACGACCCGGCCCCCGGCAACTTCACGCTCGGGCAGGACCCGCTGGGGTCGTCGCAGCTCTTCATATGGCGCCGGAGCGAGGACGGCAAGGACGTGACGCACTGGAGGTCCGGGCAGTGGGCCAAGGGCAGCTTCGTGGGCATCCCGTATCGGCCGCTCAACGGGCTGTACGGCTTCCAGCTCTCCGGCGACCCGTCCCAGAGCAACGGCCTGTACTACACCTTCCAGCGCTTCAACTCCTCGCAGTACAGGTTCGTGCTCCAGCCCAACGGCACGGAGACGTGCTACCAGCTGGTGGACGCCACCGGCGCTTGGGAGGTGGTCTGGTCGCAGCCCACGTTGCCATGCCAGGCCTACAACACGTGCGGCCCAAACGCCGAGTGCTCCGCCGCCGACCACTGCACCTGCCTCAGAG GTTTTGAGCCGAAATCCGAAGCGGAGTACGGCAGCGGGGTGTGGGCGCAGGGGTGCGTGAGGAGCAGCCAGCTGACGTGCAGCGAGCGGAACGTGAGCATGAGCGGCGGCGACGCGTTCGCCGTCCTCTCCGGCGTGAAGCTGCCGGACCTGGCCGCGTGGGAGTCGGCGGTCATCAGCGCGGACGCGTGCAGGCAGTGGTGCCTGGCCAACTGCACGTGCAACGCGTACAGCTACAGCGGCGGCACCGGGTGCTTGACCTGGGCCCACGAGTTGCTGGACATCTACCAGTTCCCCAGCGGACAGTTCCCCAACGGACAAGGGTATGACCTGCACATCAAGGTCCCCGCTTCTGCATTAG GTTCAGGCTCCAAACGGAGGACAAGGATTATCGTTAGCGTAGTGATCGTCCTGGCGGTTGTACTGGCCGCATGCGGCTTTCTCATGTGGAAATGCAGAAGAAGAATCAGAG ATAAACTCGGCGTCGGTGGCGGGAAAAAGAGGACGGGAGCCGCGCTGATGCTGCGCCCTGCTACGATGAAAGCCAAGCATGACTTCTCAGGGCCGAAGCAGCCCGATCAGGAGGTGGCGGAGAACGGCGACGGCTGCGAGCTGCCGATGTTCACCCTGGAGACCCTGGCGGCGGCCACCGGCGGCTTCAGCGAGGCCAACAAGCTCGGGGAAGGAGGGTTCGGCCTCGTGTACAAGGGCAGCCTCCccggcggcgaggaggtggcggtgaagcggCTGTCCAGGAGCTCCGGGCAGGGGTGCCAGGAGTTCAAGAACGAGGTGACACTCATCTCCGAGCTGCAGCACCGCAACCTGGTGAGGATCCTGGGCTGCTGCATCCATGGCCACGAGAAGATGCTGGTGTACGAGTACATGCCCAACAAGAGCCTCGACGCCTTCCTCTTCG ATCCGGCGAGGCGGGGGCTGCTGGACTGGAAGACGAGGCTCCACATCATCGAAGGGATCGCGCGGGGGCTCCTGTACCTCCACCGGGACTCGAGGCTCCGCGTGGTGCACCGGGACCTCAAGGCCAGCAACATCCTCCTGGACCACGAGATGAACCCCAAGATATCCGACTTCGGCATGGCCAGGATCTTCGGCGGCGACAAGAACCAGGAGAACACCAACCGCGTCGTCGGCACACT AGGCTACATGTCGCCGGAGTACGCAATGGAGGGCCTGTTCTCGGTGAGGTCCGACGTGTACAGCTTCGGCATCCTGATCCTGGAGATCATCACCGGCCAGAAGAACAGCAGCTTCCACAACATGGAGGGCTCGCTCAACATCGTAGGCTAC GCGTGGCAGATGTGGAACTCGGACAAGGGGGAGCAGCTGATCGACCCGTTGATCCGGGCGTCGAGCTCGGCGTCGGCGTCGCGCGAGGCGTTGCGGTGCGTCCACATGGCGCTGCTGTGCGTGCAGGACCACGCCGGAGACCGGCCGGACATCCCGTACGTGGTGCTGGCGCTGGGCAGCGACAGCTCCGTGCTGCCGATGCCGAGGCCGCCCACCTTCACGCTGCAGTGCACGTCCTCGGACAGGGACGGGTTCAGGGGGAAGGCCGGCGACGAGTCCTACTCCGCCTGCGACCTCACCGTCACCGTGCTTCAAGGGAGGTAG